CAAATGGAAatcaagcagggtgaggatagAGGGTACCTTGTGCCTTGCAGGGAATCAGCAGCATTCATCCAAAAACCTGGATCGCTCCGTTGAGCTGCTCCACAGTCTGATCTAACAAGAAGACGAAAGGATCTGAGCTGCAATACGATCGTGAAGTGGTGATGAAATTAAACATTCTGCCTGCTAAAAtgatccaatccatttgcaaaTCGCCCATACCTAAACGGgaaatctagaaaaaaaaatttggggaATAAAATTGGATGGGAATGGGGGCACAACGATGCACCTAGAGTCAGTGGGGGAATCACCTGATAGAAAGCCAGGCCGGAGGAGGATCGCCGGAGACGTGAGGATGGATCGGACCGGCGTTGGGAACGGGAGATCGTCGCCTTGAATGCGGGAACACGCAGGGGCTGGCCAGCAGCGGGCAGTGGGCGGTGGGCGGTGCCAGTCCCCGGATCAGCAACGGGACGAACGGCGTCGGGAGCAGACGCTGCAGCTCGCCGGGCAGGGGCTCGCGCGGGCCGGCGGGAGCAGTCGCTGCAAGCTCGCCGGACGACACGGGCGCCTAGAAATCGCGCGGCCGGCGACGCAGGGCGGAGGGAAAcacgggggccggcggcgcaggggaatcgcggggccgcgccgccgcatctGCGAGCTGTTGGAGGGGGCGGGGGAAAGAACCGCTCGGACGAGCTGGTGGAGAGGGGGCGGGCGGAAAAACCGCTCGGACGTGGGGGAGAGAAAACAAGGCACGGGGAGAACGGCGGCAGGGGTCGGGTCGGATGCGAGTCGAGCGGGGGGCTCGAGTACTGAATATGTTATTCAGTATCCAGGTACCCAATAgacctactatatatatatattgccaCTCTATCTACGatattgtaacaccctaggtgttaTTTACCTTTAGCATATGGTCGGTCGCTAGTACTAATCATGTATGCATAAAGGCATTAAATAAATTTTTCTGGCATTTTAGCACATGCAGTGAtgaattttatttaaaaatgttTTCCAATAAGAGCTCATATCATATTTCATTTAAGTTATATTGAAAATGCATAAGTATGAAAAATAGTAAATTCATCACAAAATATTGTTTTGAATGCCAACTGACTTAATTATAATCCTACTATCCTAGAGCGAAGTGAATTTCTCGGTTCCATGATTTTGTGCTTGCAAGTGCCTACAGACATTAGCATGTTATAGTTATCTACGTTGACAGCTTTAGGTAGTCATCAAATTTTCATCATTTTATTTTCCAGTAGAGATCCTCTAAATTttggcccacacgtcagccccAAACTCCCTCTTCCTCCCCTGCACTCACACGCACAGCACATTAGCTCCTTCCAGCTCTCTGTTCCGTTCCCCTCTCTCTGGCTCTCTGCTACCTACAGCAGAAACTGAGCAGCGGCAACCAAATCCACCACCAGCAACCATAGATCCTCCCTCCAGCTACCTCCATGCCATCCTCCCTGCTGTCCTAGTGCGATTCCTCCCATTTTTCCCCTTCGGATTTGACCTCTGGTGTGCTCTATTTCGATGACCTAGCTCTATTCCTCTTTTCCAATCTTCATCACTCGTACGTGCTGCAGCTCCGGCCATAGCTTGTGCCTACAGCTCGATGTTGCTCCACCAAGATGAGGGAGGTGAGCTTCTAGTTTGCTCCTGCGCACCTTCTACACCCCCTCTATTGCTCCTACACCCCCTCTAGTGGATAGCTACGAAACCCAAATCCCCCATGTTCATTGTACATGATGTGCTAGTGTGACGCTGTGCTTTGTTGCTATGCTCTAAAAATGGTGAAGGTGGAAACTCAGGCTGGCTAAGCCATGGTGAAGTACTGATGATTGGGTGTGGTGTGCAGGTGAACTATAGGTTCTTGCAGGGGGTGCTGCTGTCTTAATTTTGTTAACTGCGTAGCGATTAGCAGAAAAGTCATAAAGTGATGAAATCACTTTTGTTGCTCTAGAGTTATGTGTAACATCTTTGAAAAATACCTTCCATGTTTTTCTGGTTTATTTACATGCCTCCTGTGAATTAATATGTTTGCTGGCACCTTATCTTGCTTAAATAATATCTCAATAATGGGAACTGATTTTGATGTAAATCCAACTCTAATAATCTGGTTTTTTTATCCTGTGTCAGTACAATTTAAATTCATTTCCTTACTCAACCTGTGACTTTAATTTTTGTAATTCATGTTTGCTAATAGCTAAATCAATTAAGGGATCCTTTTAAATAATCCTATAGGATTGTCTAGCTGTTTTAGTTTGTTGTCCTATGCATAAATCATATCTTGCAACTTTGGTCATCACCTTGCATCACCATGTTTCCTTGTGCAGTCCTTTTGTGCACCTACTCAGTAATGTCTACCCAATCCTGTTTTAAAATGTTAAGCGTTCATACTCACTTGCATTGCATCATGGCATACATGTAGATCATGTAGCTGAGGACGTGGTGAACCAAATCGTGGCTGACCAAAAAGAGAAGAACCAGCTGGAGCAGTCTGAGGACCCGGCCAAGGCCAGTAGGGCTCAAGATCTTGGTAGTACTAACACTGAGCAGtaaaaaggcaagccccggtgcataactcttaatttcagtattcaatatttgttatataattattgtgcatttaagtttctaggagttgattggaaccttagatgcatgatccctagggtTCCTCAgtgtctctactagtatacaggtcgttagtactgcaatgcttaattaggattcggtagaagacgagtgattcctgtcactcgcgagatataggtcttgttacttatgaaaaAGTTGCTAGAGAATGaaatctttgagaaaaagaaagaaaaatggagaccgggcggagatggattggttatggatatggaagttatggaaagtaagcctccgcctgtgtcgattgaggaccgtaccgttgttggcactattgatcgaggattgaacagtactaaccgcatgccgggagtaggaggtagtcgaaaccggtaagctcagtaccatatgtgccccggtaggcggacttgatactgtcttcaccagtggagctagtatacaaactcatggctgacctttcgttggtatcggtggggctagcagtcccgggtcgcagggcagttcgcctattcggtgtgcatatgcgaagggttggtgtgtatagcccgacggggcatatacgtgccgtgttggttaggtccaccttgcaaggttaaatcgaatcgattcgccgtgactcgcggatatgagaaccttgatctctctgtcacatcgtagtaaatgatggaattgAAAATGGAAAGTTGAGAATCTATGTTATGGTTGTGGtgctctgaaaagataatgtgatccaccatgcgtgctctaggtgtttaggcaaatctagttggtacctgataaacttaaattgagctaaaatattgcaagtaaggatccagtattagtagcttttcagcaaaacaactccagagccaaaaagcttttcatgtctagttattgggctaagtatacccatggacgggtaagtcttgctgagtattaaaatactcaggcttgttgttgctATATCTTTTAGCAGGTTACGTTccggaggactccgaggagatctgcgcttcgtggatcggtcaaccacttcctccgggttggtcggtcgagtgggtcccgtcttctccgtgaagttcgggcaggtgagcctcacatcagtgggcaaggtgtgaagctcgtctttgtctgcgacgttggttatcgtattgttttgaagcttgttttaaactctaaattactttccgctgcgtttgaactctgaggtttgaTTTGTAAAACTGACTTGTAAACACTTGTTGTAGTCAAGTTGGTGTTTCTGTTTTAAATTCGGTTTGTAAATGGCTTTGAACGCTTTTGTTAccagtaatcatctgtgctcgtcttttggcgagagttcctgtgtaatcgatcctggttacagcaggcggtctgagtgtactggttgagtgcagtaattctggtttaagtttaagtgttaattactgcacttgattggtattatttggactgttctgtgacagctggcatcagagctaattgcactgggggGTGATTACTGGTGTACTTAACTACGTTAAGTAAACTTGGTTTTGCAAAATTTCGGGTTTTCGAAAGGTTGACGcttgatgcgctaaggaatagagtagatagttcgtatgccctaattatgttctataagttaggtggcatctaagtatctatttttattccagcacttccagcatttacttctcgttaaaccttacttttatgcacaactactattctgtaacgacgcacctacgctgaggtaagcaaggtgagtattctgatagtccttagaatagcccacgtgtttcatacgtgcgcgggtcccgtatgttgagcatacgaggaggtgataaggctcaattcaaacgagcctgtcgctatctgcctcCTGATATGGAATGCAGATttcttaccgtgtgattgtgatcacggccatctcgtaaggcaatgttacgaggcgAAGACTTGTTATGCAGTTGGTcataaccgtgtaccttgggacacgtgtacccttgggtgtcccgtaaggcgatttgtacgggaagtgaatacgttgcttcggtaatgtatgcagcgctgcccattcagcgtcgaacgtttgggtgccatctctatagtggatggtaatgtatgtgtgaatatgtgagaaactgcatatgcgttacccgtgtggcgtaggacacatgggggccgttcgtgtgtgctggcacgaagggtccagaaatggatatttatatctctcttgttgtcttggtttgtttgcaggaacactaactacgtaagcacgttatgaatccttgatcgtaggaacgactagtatatatagggagagtacgtaattgtgccactagtcgtcttcgtataccataattggtaattgtttgggtgagaacgatagaacgtgcatgcatcttacATTTTCGAGTTGGTTGGTCGCTTCGTAGTTAATAGTTATGCAACCTTAAGACTGCAACGTTATAGCTAGCCGAGTTACCAACCTGCTGTTCAACCCGAGTAGATGTGGTTTCAACTAAAGCAAACCATTTTGTTCTCTTGGAGAACCATATcgctgtgtgttcatattaattatgcacattctttattgcatggattagtcccgatagcggaatggctaaccaagggatGGTGCTTTTGCAGATGGGAAATAACAACACTGCTAACCGTGGAAATGAGGGTCAAGGAGCAcagccaccaccgtctccctcctTGACTCAGGCTATTGCGGCTCTTATCGCCGACCGAAATGAGCAGACCGAATTGTTGAGGCAACTAGTGCAAATCAATGCTGGCAGAGGCcgacaagcaccaccagcagaaactgactacgtcggttttcttgctactcaaccacctctgttccacaaagccgatgatccccttgaggcagatgcttggattcgcaccatcgaggacaagtttggcattcttaattgcacagaagtggacaagactgcctttgcagcgcaacagctgagaGGCCCGGCAAAGATATGGTGGGCTAGTCATTCAGCTATGCAACCAACAGAGAGACAGATTCCCTGgtcagaatttagagagattttTAGGGCACATTATATTCCAGAAGGATTCATAAAAGTGAAAGTGGAGGAGTTTCTAAATCTGAAACAAGAGAACAAATCAGTGATGGAATATGCCAATATTTTCAATCATCTTGCACAATATGCTGCACATCACGTAGATaccgatgaaaagaagcaagattgttTCCAGAAAGGGTTAAATACCGAGTTACTCATGCGTTTAGCAGTGAGAACATTTACCAGCTACAGTGACTTGGTCAGTAAAGCTATTCTCCAAGAAGATGCGATGCTGAAGCATGAAAAggcgaaaaagaggaagaaatcacCTATTGGGTTTCCTGGGAATGTGGTGCAACGCCTACGCCTGGGATCCACTAGCTCCTCCCAAACTCAACATCAACTACGACAGGGGGTGTCTGAACATGTGGCTCCTTCACAGCTGGAGCAAAAGAAGCCCGTATTGCAGCATGTTTTTCACTCCCACCCTGACCCGTGCAAGCATCACCTAGCCGAGGGTTGCCATCACTCAGAGAATATCTGTTGTACTCCACCCAATCCGAGAAAAGGCTCTAGCaatacaaataagaaaaagaagatgtCGTATATTAAGGATGGGTGTGTGAGTTACACCACTTGTGAGGACGTGCCAGAAGGGGAACACGTGATGGAAGATATATTCTCCCTCAATGATCATCCAGTTAGAGTTCTATTCGACTCTGGTGCTTCGCATACATTTCTTAGCAAGGCTTGTGCAGATAGGCACGGATTAAAAATTGATTGCATGAACACTTCATATAAAATTCAATCCCCAGGTGGTCAAATAATCACAAACCAAATGGCAAGAAAGGTACCAATCAACTTGGCTGGGAGAATCTTTCCGACCAATTTTATCATTCTCCCACATCAAGGGATTGATATCATATTgggtatgaattggatgaaggcaCATGGAGTTGTGTTGGATACTCGGGCGCATGCTGTTCATATCAATTCACGTGCACATGGTTCTACGGTGTTACTTTTGaccaagtacaagacacacaatgCAACCATGAATAAATTGGAGGGTAAAAGCTTAGAGGAGATACCTGTAGTGTGCGATTATTcagatgtctttccagaggatttacctggattgccacctgatcgggacgttgagtttgttattgaactcCAACCGGGTACAGCACCTATCTCTAGAAGGCCATATCGGATGCCACCGAATGAATTGGCAGAATTGAAGGTACAATTGCAAGACCTACTAAATAAGGGTTTCATTCGTCCAAGCTCatcaccttggggatgcccagctttatttgtgaaaaagaaagaccaaagtttgaggttatgtgttgattaccggcctttAAATgcggttaccatcaagaataaatacccattgcctcgcattgacattctctttgatcagttagccggagctaaggtattttctaagatagatcttcgatccggttatcaccaaataaagatcagacctcaggacattccaaagactgctttctccacTCGCTATGGTTTATTCGAgtacctagtcatgtcttttggattgactaatgctccagcttacttcatgtatcttatgaattcggttttcatgcctgagttggacaagtttattgtggtattcattgatgacatcttgatatactccaagaatgaagaagagcacgccaagcaccttcatattgttcttcaacgtctacgagagcacaagttgtatgcaaaattcagcaaatgtgaattttggcttaaAGAAGTTCCTTTCTTAGTCCATGTCATATCTGCAGAGGGTATTTCAGTTGATCCAGGAAAAGTTCAAGATGTATTGGATTGGGAGGCTCCAACATCAGTTAAGGAAATCCGCAGCTTTctaggattagctgggtattatcgtcgattcatcccagagttttcaaaaatcgctaagcctatgaccgagctactcaagaaaggtgtcaagtttcattggaatgacaaatgtgaagaggCTTTCCATACTCTGAAAAAGCTTTTAACTTCTGCACCTATCCTGGCTCAACCCGATACATCAAAACCATTTGACATAtactgtgatgcttctggtactggtattggttgtgtcttgatgcaggagaaccgagtgattgcataTGCGTCTAGGTCACTCAAGCGCCACGAGGAAAATTacccaactcatgatttggaattaaCTGCTGTAgtacatgctctgaagatatggaggcatcatCTCTTAGGTAGTCCTTGTCGCATCTACACTGACCACAAGAGCCTTAAGTATCTTTTTACTCaacctgatttgaacatgcgccaaaggcgatggttggaactaatcaaggattatgaacttgaagtgcattatcatcctggtaaagcaaatgtagttgcagatgcgctaagtcgcaaagctcactgtcattgcatctcagctataccattaagcgagtccctttgctttgaaatggaaaagctgaacttgagcattgtaccacatggcacgctggcccatctagaactcactcctactcttcgtgatctaatcatcgcagcacaaaagaaagataaaggaataaaggaaattcagaggagattatcagaaggagatTCGAAAGTAAGTTGTTTTCACCAAGAcagtgagaatgtgttatggtttaagaacagattagtggtgcctaaggattttgagctcagaaagcaaattctggatgaagctcatacctctcgactatcaattcatcctggtagcaacaaaatgtatcaagactaaacaacagttttggtggactcggatgaaaagagagattgccaagtatgtgtcagaatgtgacatctgtcgtagggtcaaagctagtcatctcagaccagctggaaTGTTGCAACCCctgagtattcctgaatggaaatgggaagacatcagcatggatttcgttgtcggtttacctcgaactcaaaagggttatgatTCGATCTGGGTCATTGTAGACCGCCTGACCAAATCcgcacattttcttccagttaaAACAATCTATCGAGCAAAGAAGTATGTCGAGTTGTATATGGATCGCATCCTATGTTTACATGGagtgccaaagactatcatatcagatcgagggacccagtttgttgctcgcttctgggaacaattgcatacttgttTAGGAACTCGATTGATCCgcagctcagcttatcaccctcaaacagatggccaaacggagagaattaatcagattttagaagatatgcttCGCGCATGTGTTTTAGCCTACccgcagaaatgggatgaatgcttgccattagctgaattttcttataacaatagctatcaagaaagcattaaaatggcaccatttgaagctttatacggtcgtcgatgccgtactcCACTAAATTGGTCCGAAGTTGGAGAGAGGACTATTTTTGGACCTGACATGGTtaaagaagccgaagaacaagttcatCTGATTCAAGAAAACTTGAAGATTGCGCAGTCCCGTTACAAGAGTTATGCGGATAAACGGCGTGATCCGCTTGTTTTTGAAGTTGGTGACcatgtctatttaaaagtatcacccTGGAAAGGCGTACAAAGATTTGGGATAAAGGGAaagctagctccccgctacattggtccatatccaattgtcgaaagatgcgg
The nucleotide sequence above comes from Panicum virgatum strain AP13 chromosome 3K, P.virgatum_v5, whole genome shotgun sequence. Encoded proteins:
- the LOC120700641 gene encoding uncharacterized protein LOC120700641 produces the protein MLKYSSPPLDSHPTRPLPPFSPCLVFSPPRPSGFSARPLSTSSSERFFPPPPPTARRCGGAAPRFPCAAGPRVSLRPASPAARFLGARVVRRACSDCSRRPARAPARRAAASAPDAVRPVADPGTGTAHRPLPAAGQPLRVPAFKATISRSQRRSDPSSRLRRSSSGLAFYQLRSFRLLVRSDCGAAQRSDPGFWMNAADSLQGTRIILVLNRAGEHLLMCLLSRQNQDATAGSMTMEMRLQNSGCTMGRTRTSSAKKEGIRMTGSILLRQPFRPCWRRQLDGKQCLVNPTSAGANLTSACGTPSIQVLSSSTIFLRNFHDHRVFGRPWSYQDGNTSPFTEANQ